TGAAATTGAAATGACGGATATGACTTGGGAAGGTAATCATCCCGATATCACATTCCGTGTTCTTTGCTCTAAGGGGACATACATCCGTACCCTTTGTGTCGATATCGGCCGAGCACTTGGACTGCCGGGTGTGATGGTAAAGCTAGAGAGAACGATGTCGGCAGGGATTTCAGCTAGTCATTGCCTTTCTCTAGAGGATATTGCGGCACACAAGGAAGCCGGAACATTGGAAGATCATTTAATCGCTGCAGACGAGGCTATTTCTCATATGCCTAAGCACACTGTAATGGATGAGAAAAAGAAGGCAGCGCTGCAGGGTCAGCGTTTGTCCTCACGATTTATCGCTCCAGAAGTGAAGTTGAACGGTCAATTTCGGCTATACGATCTTCAAGGTGAATTTCTTGGCATTTATGAACTGGAAGATACAGGTGCAATTGCTCCAGTGAAGGTGTTTGCACAAGCTTAAATCAATTTTACCAAGTGAATTGTAGGTGAGAAACAGCGTGAGAACCGTAACG
This window of the Paenibacillus sp. FSL R10-2734 genome carries:
- the truB gene encoding tRNA pseudouridine(55) synthase TruB yields the protein MSELEGVLAVYKPAGFTSHDVVAKARRILGMKRIGHTGTLDPQVTGVLPLCLGRATRVVEYIQELPKEYVATLRLGMSSDTEDLTGTITETVDEVHVTEEEILSVLTSFKGVISQVPPMYSAVKVDGKRLYELAREGKTVERKSREVEIYEIEMTDMTWEGNHPDITFRVLCSKGTYIRTLCVDIGRALGLPGVMVKLERTMSAGISASHCLSLEDIAAHKEAGTLEDHLIAADEAISHMPKHTVMDEKKKAALQGQRLSSRFIAPEVKLNGQFRLYDLQGEFLGIYELEDTGAIAPVKVFAQA